The following DNA comes from Triplophysa dalaica isolate WHDGS20190420 chromosome 5, ASM1584641v1, whole genome shotgun sequence.
TGATATAGGACTGTATATCCGCACAGGtcttttgcatattattttatatactttgCACACACATTTTTCTCTAGTACCATAAtctgtttttaatcaaatgttttccCTCTCATCAGCCCTCAAGAGGTGAAGAAGCAGTGAAAGACCCTATATCCGAGAGACCCCCATATTCCTATATGGCCATGATTCAGTTTGCTATTAACAGTAAGCAGAACAGACAGATGACCTTGAAAGAAATTTACAACTGGATCGAAGACCATTTCCCGTACTTCAGAAATGTCGCAAAACCTGGCTGGAAGGTAGCATatacaaaaaatctaaaacatttttacagtacCTCTAATGTAAGGtttctaaatgtgtttttcatacTTAGAATTCCATACGTCACAATCTCTCGTTGCATGACATGTTTATGCGTGAGACGACTGCAGATGGAAAGATCTCTTATTGGACTATTCCACCGGAAGCAAACCGGTGTCTCACCCTGGATCAAGTTTACAAGGTTTGTGTTATGTCTTTGGACCACATCcctaaatatattaaacatacaGCCTCTTCAATTCACAAGCTGAGGGTTTGCCCAAGTGAAATCTCTTTGTCTGTTAAAAATCCTTCAAATCTGTCTTATTTGCTGACTCACCCCACAGCCTTTGGTTGACCCCATGGCCCCCAGTTTCCCTAAGACCACACAAGTTGTTTACCAACAAGTAAGACCTCTTTTGATTTTCTAACGCACGCTCACAGAAGTCTTGTAGGACACAAACCTGGGATGAGAATACAAGAcaagtttttttgtttcaacCATGCCTGAGAAGTTCAGACAGACCGGAAGGAAGCACGTTCAGCCGAGACCACtgcttgttttgttgttttaacctTTGGAAGGTCCAGTTCTAGCACAGACAGTCAGCTTTGGTTATAAATTGAATATCACACAGTTTGTAAACCAAATTAAACTGCGTTTTGTTATCTCTTCAGCAACAGAAGAGGCTTTCATCAGAGCCGAAGAAAGTGATGGGGTCTGTTGGCACGGGTGAGTGTTTGAGAGGAGGTCAAGTTTTAACATGACATCCAATGGGTTTTCAAAAAGTTCTAAAGTTTACGTTAAAGTTAACATAACTTCTCAGTTATCAATTCTGTGTAATAACATAAATGTACCTTTTATATCAAAACCCAAAGCAAAACTTACATATGTTATTTTTCTGGAGTGTAGTCATATTTTGCATTAGAtctccagaactgttttcttgTCAGTTCatcaagcagcttcttgaggttTCACCCCGAGATGCTTTACAAAGTAATAAAGGAGATCCTGTGTATTCTGTGCTcctttttgctgtttttgttaaatggttttaaaaacatttaagtaaTGACATTTTAGCTTTCACAAGTAAGTTATTTATATCTTGGcacaattattttttgtttcctCGTGTTCAGAGAGAAAGATGAAGCCGTTGTTGCCTCGAACCGACTCGTATCTGGTTCCCATCCAGCTTCCGCTGACTCCGTCGCTCCTCCTACCCTCCACCAGCGCCATGTCTCTCTCCACCCCTCCACATCCTCAAAGCTCCTCCACTCAAAGAACCAGTGGAGGCGGCAGGAGGGTCCGGATTGCTCCTAAGGTGAAAATGCAGATGAAATACATAAGACAACATTTggttttaaatggtttgttaGCATAATGGATGTCTAACTCCTGTCTGTTCTTTGAAAGATCTCTCAAACCAACGTGAGTTCTGTGATGCTGTGCACTCCCGCCACTCAAAAGCTGAAGGAGGagcctgtgtgtgtgactgtgactCCGCCCCCGGTAACCAGACAGCGAGAAAACAGCAGCTCTCGTCGCAAACAGCGCCTGGTCTCGCCAGCCACCGAGGAACCCGTCCTGCTCTACCCCGACAGCACTCTCTTCGACTCAGGCGTGGTCTCGGACGCCTCCGCCTTCCAGGACACCCGGGAGGCGGAGTCCGACCCCGAGCCTCAGCACGAAGGTAAACCCGAATCCGACAGCCCTTGCAGGGAGTACACCTTTAAAACTCCTATCAAGAGCAGCCATCCTTCCTCATCCACACCCAGCAAGCCACCCGCCGCTCTGGAGCCCTGGAGGATCACCCCTGTTGGTAAAGGAGGCGTGCTGGACTTCAGCCCCATCCGTACACCCAGCGGGCCCCAGCTTACCCCACAACGGCACGAACACTTGCCGTTCAGTTTCAACAGCACACCTTTTAAGGAGTTAGCACTTTTCAACTCACCTCGAGAGTTGCTCACCTGCACCCGTCCCTCACCGAGGCGCTCCACCCCTGCTTGCTCGAGGGAGCTGCAAGTGGGAGTCGCCAACCGCTCACTTACCGAGGGTCTCGTCCTGGACACCCTGAACGACAGTCTGAGTAAAATCCTGGTGGATATTAGCTTCTCCGGACTGGAGGATGATGATTTTGGCATGGACAATATCAGCTGGTCCCAGTTAATCCCCGATCTTAAGTAACTGTAGCGTTTTTTCAATTTTCGTAATCCGGGCTGCTGCTCGCTCTATCTCCACTGCCTCTTATTTTCATTCTCTCTTGttgtacatatatattttctcctattttataagtgtttttctttGCCGACAAATGTCACTGTCTTTTACGTGGCTTTTCAGATTCGTAGGtctttatttgctttatttgaaGTTGGTGAATGTACTTTAGATGTTATTTGCACAAGTCGTAATATATAtgtgagtcagagagagagtattATAAGATATGTAAGGTGACATGCATAGTATAATTATTTACACTACCCTGCAATAATttgagtgtttttgttttggatgaTTCTGGACGCCTTGAGCTGACTGTAACAATCACCCCTTAAAGACTCCTGATAAGAAAATAATCTGCTAATAGAgattttaatagaaaaagaaagatCTGTATGCGAAACCTCTTGTTGTCCTTCAAGCAAGGGTTTCTAGTCGATCACAGATGGTCACACCAGTGTTGCACTTTTATACTTTGTTCGAGAAAATCTGGACTGTATCGAGACATTTATTACATCACATACTGTGTGTTTACGAGCATGTCAGGATAGTTTGTCCTGTTTGCTGTGTTCATATACTTCTGGCATCAAGAACGTAAAGAAGTGTGGTTTATTCCAAGGCTTTTAATGTGCATAAGAAGGTTAACATGTGTAGAGTTCAGTTCATATATGCTAAGCAAACACAATTATTCATGAAAAGCAGCTATGAGAATTAGATggttttgtgatattttttcaATGATGTAATTGCAGTCTTAGAACATGAATGAACATTTTGGGTCAGATATCAATGTCATTAATGACATTTGTCAGTAAGATCCCTGTTCACTTTTGGCACAAAAGACTTCATTCAtaatgtgtgatgtgatgtgatgtgtaaatcatataaaaatgtgACCATTGTTATCTTTTTGGCAATTGGACTTTTCGAACAGACTCTAGAGGCTAATGATCATATCCAAAGCATACATTTTGGGTTCTCTTCCTACTGTACCTCTTTCTTATGAATAAAAGGATACTTTGTAAAACACGTTTTGGTGTTTCTTTGTGAGTTATTACAAAATCGTTTCTTGCTAGTGCTAACATATTTAGTCcctgttttttaatattattatttttaacgtTTGACAAAGTAAACATGGTTTGCCTTCTAAATACGATCCCTCTTTTAATGCACGTATGACATTTTTTGACTCATTTTCCCATCCAGCAGAAGATTGTACATCTCATTGCTGAATTGTATGCCCATTGAATcgtattgtattttaatgttaGCGCCACTAAACGGTCAACGGCATAATGAATGATGTGTCTATGTAtatgtatgtctgtgttttacATTGTTTGATGAACACTCGCTCAGTAGGTTTGAACTTCTTGCTGTGTCACTTCCAGAAGTATTTGCAGCTTCAGGCTGTAATAATCTACAAAAGAGAAAGTTTTTCAACACATGAATATGATGGATGTGTTCTTTTCTATAGGTAACCTCATCAAAAACTCACCAAAGAAGTTTTTCCAGCGGTTGGgtataaatgaattattgattGTCAGGTAATACACCGGAACCACTGCGATTGTGAGGGCACAGCTTACCCCCGTATTCCAGGGGTCAGAATACAAGGACAATCCCACGATGAAGAAACACACCAGGGTAAAAGTCACCGCGATAACCAGAGGAACCTAAAAAAGTGATTTCATTTACAGACAAACGGAGTTGAAATACCTTCACTTATTATATCACTTAGCCCACCGACCTTAAATGGCCTGGGATGCTCTGGGAATCTGTATCGGTGGATGAGCATCCCCAGGGTTGCCAAGGCAATGAAAAACCAGCGTGAGAAAGAGGCAAAGTTGATCAGTTCATAGATCTCTCCTCTTGCTATCATGATGACCACCAGAGGGTACTGCAAATAGGAGAAAGATCAGAGTAGACATGAAGGTCACAGGAACCTGACATGGATGGATGGGTGGATGAGGGGCCGAATGTGATTGTACCAGAAATAATATAGCGGGTAGTGGTGTGTGTCGGCGAATATGGATCATGGAGAAGATCACCGGCATGTGACCCTCTCTGGCTCCCACAAACAGCATCCTGCAGATAGAGAAATGACAGCATCAAAACGAAAGGAGACCGAATTCTACATTGCATTTAAGAATTCTGTCTATATCCATCCTATTTTCAAGGTCCAAGAGTTTGAAAGATTTGGAAATCTGGAACATTACCTGGTTGCACCAAATAATCCTCCATTTAGAGCCCCGAGGCACGAAGCCGCGACCAGCACAGGAATAACTGGAGCTAAACTCAACAGAGCGCGAGTGGCAAAAGTCTGCAAGAAGAAATGACTTTACACAGTGACATTATATAAACTCCAAATTAAATCCTA
Coding sequences within:
- the foxm1 gene encoding forkhead box protein M1 isoform X2, encoding MRESPRRPIILKRRKLPFQKSESNAGCDETDGPPCKVTPTPPTTRCFPDGIRIMDHPTMPDTQVVVIPKTADLQSVISALTAKGKECGPQGRNKFILLSGSTSSEEDTTYSGNCGTTLTGPLGDVSVDDTVDAKTTLKTLKKETECFPLDDSLTNIQWLGKMSTDGLASDPDDKDCSKENQGDCHEPQQPSRGEEAVKDPISERPPYSYMAMIQFAINSKQNRQMTLKEIYNWIEDHFPYFRNVAKPGWKNSIRHNLSLHDMFMRETTADGKISYWTIPPEANRCLTLDQVYKQQKRLSSEPKKVMGSVGTERKMKPLLPRTDSYLVPIQLPLTPSLLLPSTSAMSLSTPPHPQSSSTQRTSGGGRRVRIAPKISQTNVSSVMLCTPATQKLKEEPVCVTVTPPPVTRQRENSSSRRKQRLVSPATEEPVLLYPDSTLFDSGVVSDASAFQDTREAESDPEPQHEGKPESDSPCREYTFKTPIKSSHPSSSTPSKPPAALEPWRITPVGKGGVLDFSPIRTPSGPQLTPQRHEHLPFSFNSTPFKELALFNSPRELLTCTRPSPRRSTPACSRELQVGVANRSLTEGLVLDTLNDSLSKILVDISFSGLEDDDFGMDNISWSQLIPDLK
- the foxm1 gene encoding forkhead box protein M1 isoform X1 is translated as MRESPRRPIILKRRKLPFQKSESNAGCDETDGPPCKVTPTPPTTRCFPDGIRIMDHPTMPDTQVVVIPKTADLQSVISALTAKGKECGPQGRNKFILLSGSTSSEEDTTYSGNCGTTLTGPLGDVSVDDTVDAKTTLKTLKKETECFPLDDSLTNIQWLGKMSTDGLASDPDDKDCSKENQGDCHEPQQPSRGEEAVKDPISERPPYSYMAMIQFAINSKQNRQMTLKEIYNWIEDHFPYFRNVAKPGWKNSIRHNLSLHDMFMRETTADGKISYWTIPPEANRCLTLDQVYKPLVDPMAPSFPKTTQVVYQQQQKRLSSEPKKVMGSVGTERKMKPLLPRTDSYLVPIQLPLTPSLLLPSTSAMSLSTPPHPQSSSTQRTSGGGRRVRIAPKISQTNVSSVMLCTPATQKLKEEPVCVTVTPPPVTRQRENSSSRRKQRLVSPATEEPVLLYPDSTLFDSGVVSDASAFQDTREAESDPEPQHEGKPESDSPCREYTFKTPIKSSHPSSSTPSKPPAALEPWRITPVGKGGVLDFSPIRTPSGPQLTPQRHEHLPFSFNSTPFKELALFNSPRELLTCTRPSPRRSTPACSRELQVGVANRSLTEGLVLDTLNDSLSKILVDISFSGLEDDDFGMDNISWSQLIPDLK